A genomic segment from Oncorhynchus clarkii lewisi isolate Uvic-CL-2024 chromosome 14, UVic_Ocla_1.0, whole genome shotgun sequence encodes:
- the LOC139366443 gene encoding transcriptional activator protein Pur-alpha-like, giving the protein MADRDSGSDHGGLATGPGSLPPGAMGAAARLQHDTEELASKRVDIQNKRFYLDVKQNAKGRFLKIAEVGAGGNKSRLTLSMSVAVEFRDYLGDFIEHYAQLGPSNPDIVQDEPRRALKSEFLVRENRKYYMDLKENQRGRFLRIRQTVNRGPGLGSAQGQTIALPAQGLIEFRDALAKLIDDYGVDEEPAELPEGTSLTVDNKRFFFDVGSNKYGVFMRVSEVKPTYRNSITVPCKVWSKFGNTFCKYAEEMRKIQERSREKRASELLPEGQHGDDGDDD; this is encoded by the coding sequence ATGGCGGACAGAGACAGTGGCAGTGACCACGGAGGGCTGGCCACAGGCCCCGGCTCCCTGCCTCCGGGCGCGATGGGCGCCGCGGCAAGACTGCAACACGACACGGAGGAGCTCGCGTCAAAGCGAGTAGACATCCAGAATAAGCGCTTCTACCTAGACGTGAAGCAGAATGCAAAAGGCCGCTTCCTAAAGATAGCCGAGGTCGGAGCTGGGGGAAATAAGAGCCGCCTCACTCTCTCTATGTCAGTGGCAGTGGAGTTCCGTGACTATCTCGGGGACTTCATCGAACATTACGCCCAGCTGGGCCCGAGCAACCCGGATATAGTGCAGGATGAGCCCCGGCGGGCTCTCAAGAGCGAATTTCTAGTGCGAGAGAATCGCAAATATTACATGGATCTGAAAGAGAACCAGAGGGGGCGGTTCCTAAGGATCCGTCAGACCGTTAATCGGGGGCCCGGATTGGGAAGTGCACAAGGCCAGACCATCGCGCTTCCAGCGCAGGGACTTATCGAGTTCCGTGACGCCTTGGCCAAACTCATCGATGATTACGGTGTGGACGAGGAACCAGCAGAACTACCCGAGGGCACTTCCTTGACTGTTGACAACAAACGCTTTTTCTTCGACGTGGGTTCTAACAAGTACGGAGTGTTCATGCGGGTCAGCGAGGTGAAGCCTACCTACCGGAACTCCATCACTGTTCCGTGCAAAGTGTGGTCCAAATTCGGCAACACGTTCTGTAAATATGCGGAGGAGATGAGAAAGATCCAGGAGCGGAGTAGAGAGAAACGGGCCTCCGAACTCCTACCGGAGGGCCAACATGGTGAC